The following coding sequences lie in one Dioscorea cayenensis subsp. rotundata cultivar TDr96_F1 unplaced genomic scaffold, TDr96_F1_v2_PseudoChromosome.rev07_lg8_w22 25.fasta BLBR01000798.1, whole genome shotgun sequence genomic window:
- the LOC120255030 gene encoding myb-related protein 308-like encodes MGRTPCCEKAHTNKGAWTKEEDEKLISHIKVHGEGCWRSLPKAAGLLRCGKSCRLRWINYLRPDLKRGNFSGEEDELIIKLHSLLGNKWSIIASRLPGRTDNEIKNYWNTHIKRKLLSRGLDPKTHRPLTGITTFRAEYPKEANDDSSDEGNSSTLSTEDDNSSLINLELSISLPEISPTMPMNSSVEKTSALNALCLCYNLGFQRSQACACQYLL; translated from the exons aTGGGAAGAACTCCATGTTGTGAGAAAGCTCATACAAACAAAGGAGCATGGactaaagaagaagatgagaagcTCATCTCACACATCAAAGTTCATGGAGAAGGATGTTGGAGATCCCTACCTAAAGCTGCAG GTTTGCTTCGGTGTGGGAAGAGTTGTAGGCTCAGATGGATAAACTATCTCCGGCCGGACCTTAAACGCGGGAACTTCTCCGGCGAGGAGGATGAGCTCATCATCAAGCTTCATAGTTTGCTCGGAAACAA GTGGTCTATAATAGCCAGCCGGCTTCCGGGAAGAACCGATAACGAGATAAAGAATTATTGGAATACACATATAAAGCGAAAGCTTCTCAGTCGAGGGCTCGACCCGAAAACTCACCGGCCACTCACTGGTATCACCACTTTCCGAGCAGAGTATCCGAAGGAGGCAAATGATGACTCTAGTGATGAAGGAAATAGTAGTACACTTAGCACGGAAGACGATAACTCGTCTCTCATCAACTTGGAGCTTTCGATAAGCCTCCCAGAGATTTCTCCAACAATGCCGATGAACTCGAGTGTTGAAAAAACATCGGCTCTTAATGCCTTATGCTTGTGTTACAATTTAGGATTTCAAAGAAGCCAAGCTTGTGCTTGCCAATACCTTCTTTAG